A genome region from Drosophila simulans strain w501 chromosome 2R, Prin_Dsim_3.1, whole genome shotgun sequence includes the following:
- the LOC6734805 gene encoding imaginal disk growth factor 6, with the protein MIIKALAIVSLCLASIQASKVGAPQVPKKHLVCYYDSASFVKEGLGKLVIDELEPALQFCDYLIYGYAGIERDSHKAVSLNQQLDLDLGKGLYRTVTRLKRKYPNVKILLSVGGDKDIELDKDAKELPNKYLELLESPTGRTRFVNTVYSLVKTYGFDGLDVAWQFPKNKPKKVHSGIGSLWKGFKKVFSGDSIVDEKSEEHKEQFTALLRDVKNAFRPDNLLLSTTVLPNVNSSLFYDIPAVVNYLDFVNLGAFDFFTPQRNPEVADYAAPIYELSERNPEFNVAAQVKYWLRNSCPASKINVGVATYGRPWKLTDDSGDTGVPPVKDVKDEAPVGGNTQVPGIYSWPEVCALLPNQNNAYLKGASAPLIKVQDPAKRFGSYAYRAADKKGDNGIWVSFEDPDTAADKAGYVRTENLGGVALFDLSYDDFRGLCTNEKYPILRAVKYRLTN; encoded by the exons ATGATCATTAAAGCCCTAGCGATCGTTTCGCTGTGCCTGGCCAGCATTCAGGCCTCCAAGGTGGGAGCTCCGCAGGTGCCCAAGAAGCACCTGGTCTGCTACTACGATTCCGCCAGTTTCGTCAAGGAAG GTCTGGGCAAGCTGGTGATCGATGAACTGGAACCGGCTCTGCAATTCTGCGACTATCTGATCTATGGCTACGCCGGAATCGAGCGCGATTCGCACAAGGCGGTGAGTCTGAACCAGCagttggatttggatttgggcaAGGGACTGTACCGCACGGTGACCCGCTTGAAGCGCAAGTATCCCAATGTCAAGATCCTGCTGAGTGTGGGTGGTGACAAGGACATTGAGCTGGACAAGGATGCCAAGGAGCTGCCCAACAAGTACCTCGAGCTGCTGGAGAGCCCCACAGGTCGCACTCGTTTCGTGAACACCGTCTACTCGCTGGTGAAGACCTACGGATTCGATGGCTTGGATGTCGCCTGGCAGTTCCCCAAGAACAAGCCGAAGAAGGTGCACAGTGGAATTGGCAGCCTGTGGAAGGGCTTCAAGAAGGTCTTCTCCGGCGACTCGATCGTCGATGAGAAGTCCGAGGAGCACAAGGAGCAGTTCACCGCTTTGCTCCGCGATGTTAAGAACGCCTTCCGTCCTGACAACCTGCTGCTCTCCACCACTGTTCTGCCCAATGTGAACTCATCCC TGTTCTACGACATTCCCGCTGTGGTCAACTATTTGGACTTTGTGAATCTGGGTGCCTTCGATTTCTTCACACCCCAGCGTAATCCCGAAGTGGCCGACTATGCCGCACCCATTTATGAACTGAGCGAACGCAATCCCGAGTTCAATGTGGCTGCTCAGGTTAAGTACTGGTTGCGCAACAGCTGTCCCGCCAGCAAGAtcaatgtgggcgtggccacctACGGTCGCCCATGGAAACTGACCGATGACTCTGGCGACACTGGTGTTCCCCCGGTGAAGGATGTCAAGGACGAGGCTCCAGTGGGTGGAAACACTCAGGTGCCTGGCATCTACAGCTGGCCGGAGGTCTGCGCCCTGCTGCCCAACCAGAACAACGCCTATTTAAAGGGCGCCAGTGCTCCGCTGATCAAGGTTCAGGATCCCGCCAAGCGTTTCGGCTCTTATGCCTACAGGGCAGCTGATAAGAAGGGCGACAATGGCATCTGGGTGAGCTTCGAGGATCCCGATACCGCCGCCGATAAGGCCGGCTATGTGCGCACCGAAAATCTGGGTGGAGTCGCGCTATTCGACCTGTCCTACGACGATTTCCGAGGACTCTGCACCAACGAGAAGTACCCCATCCTGAGGGCCGTTAAGTACCGTCTGACCaactaa